Proteins from a genomic interval of Sphingomonas sp. Y38-1Y:
- a CDS encoding TonB-dependent receptor yields MKGFSDSAYVTGISGGAMRRLLAGGASAVAIVCATPVMAQDQTVNGENTAPAEGNAVPDADAASQDIIVTGIRGSLQRNLDIKRTSPGVVDVISAEDIGKFPDSNVAASLQRLPGVSINRSGTRGEPQGITVRGFGGDFNETLIDGRRISTASGGRSVDFTTVGADFVGQLAVYKTPDVTVSSSSIGATVNISYPKPFDKMGERIAMTAGGSIQDKAGTFVPTLGALFSKTFANDTIGLLGSAIYTRRDTETNRVYVSGWQGGRYAPCQIAGSTAATCAPTADPNSAAWATPTNRRNIVGWYMQQYGADQRYTKDERLDGRLAFQWQPSDAVLLTIDDNYSRQTVNTNIAGFGVWFNQDQFRNVQLDENGTTIDFRQAGTPTDFTGAIDSALLETNQVGANLKLEATPSLRFEFDASYSLSKLNPDGRISSDNADVGYGGLLGTTLGVQVLGDSSNSFPTFTTFGPNGNQARWTDTSVIGSHVTVRTAQQNRDEVKQFRANAIWEREQFSVKLGGMYLEDEYSLVGRNTFVNNYWQAYAGYGPPSGQGGGVLIPGNLLADRIPTGNWIPGFEGGLPPELIAINPFLYQKYLEGLGNPQTQTVPGFNTGCCTPPFAGRFDLALDPGRQNIQEKTWAAYIRGDLKGELGGMAFRLNAGVRYEKTDIASTGLGRLPTSIVTSTTDPTLLTVIFTPEQSVTTESSYDYFLPSLDAKLEITDTLHIRGDVSRTLTRPALNTLTPVLNVGVGQRRGALTATGGNPALQPYLSWNYDAAIEWYYARNSYFAVNGFIKDVSNFVVAGAQPQTINGVIDPTTGQPAVFVVSQRVNGPSATVKGVEIAWQQVFGDSGFGFNANATIVDTNKPYDETDLSTSGFAVTGLANSANFVGFYDKNGFQIRAAVNWRDKYLSQFGQAQNNSNFGAEPTFVNEAIQVDLSSSWDITKNYSVFVEALNVFDEVQSTHGRFSNQLLDVFAYGRRFTGGVRFRF; encoded by the coding sequence ATGAAGGGGTTTTCCGACTCGGCGTATGTTACCGGTATCAGTGGCGGCGCGATGCGCCGGCTGCTTGCCGGTGGCGCGAGCGCCGTCGCGATCGTGTGCGCGACGCCGGTTATGGCGCAGGATCAGACCGTTAATGGTGAGAATACCGCACCGGCCGAAGGCAATGCGGTTCCGGACGCGGACGCTGCTTCGCAGGACATCATTGTTACCGGTATCCGTGGCTCGCTCCAGCGCAATTTGGACATCAAGCGCACCTCGCCGGGTGTCGTCGACGTCATCTCGGCCGAAGACATCGGCAAGTTCCCCGATTCGAACGTCGCGGCGTCGCTCCAGCGCCTGCCAGGCGTGTCGATCAACCGTTCGGGCACGCGCGGCGAGCCGCAGGGCATCACCGTTCGCGGCTTCGGCGGTGACTTTAACGAGACGCTGATCGACGGCCGTCGCATCTCGACCGCGTCGGGTGGCCGTTCGGTCGACTTCACCACGGTCGGCGCCGACTTCGTCGGGCAGCTCGCGGTCTACAAGACGCCGGACGTCACCGTGTCGTCGAGCTCGATCGGTGCCACCGTCAACATCAGCTACCCCAAGCCGTTCGACAAGATGGGCGAGCGCATCGCGATGACCGCGGGCGGATCGATCCAGGACAAGGCCGGCACCTTCGTGCCGACGCTGGGGGCGCTGTTCAGCAAGACCTTCGCCAACGACACGATCGGCCTGCTCGGCAGCGCGATCTATACCCGCCGCGATACGGAGACGAACCGCGTCTATGTGTCTGGCTGGCAGGGCGGCCGCTATGCGCCGTGCCAGATCGCCGGTTCAACCGCCGCGACTTGCGCGCCGACTGCCGATCCGAACTCGGCCGCCTGGGCAACGCCGACCAACCGCCGCAACATCGTCGGCTGGTACATGCAGCAGTATGGCGCCGACCAGCGTTATACCAAGGACGAGCGTCTCGACGGTCGCCTCGCGTTCCAGTGGCAGCCCTCGGATGCGGTGCTGCTGACGATCGACGACAATTACTCGCGCCAGACCGTCAACACCAACATCGCCGGCTTCGGCGTGTGGTTCAACCAGGACCAGTTCCGTAACGTTCAGCTGGACGAGAACGGCACGACGATCGACTTCCGTCAGGCCGGAACGCCGACCGATTTCACCGGTGCGATCGACAGCGCGCTGCTGGAAACGAACCAAGTCGGCGCCAACCTGAAGCTCGAAGCCACGCCCAGCCTGCGTTTCGAGTTCGACGCGAGCTATTCGCTGTCGAAGCTCAACCCCGATGGCCGCATCAGCAGCGACAATGCCGACGTGGGTTACGGCGGTCTGCTCGGCACGACGCTCGGCGTTCAGGTTCTCGGCGACAGCAGCAACAGCTTCCCGACGTTCACGACGTTCGGCCCGAACGGCAATCAGGCGCGCTGGACCGACACGTCGGTCATCGGCAGCCACGTGACGGTGCGCACGGCGCAGCAGAACCGCGACGAGGTCAAGCAGTTCCGCGCCAACGCGATCTGGGAGCGCGAGCAGTTCAGCGTCAAGCTCGGCGGCATGTACCTGGAGGACGAGTACAGCCTCGTCGGCCGGAACACGTTCGTGAACAATTATTGGCAGGCCTATGCCGGCTACGGCCCGCCCTCGGGTCAGGGTGGCGGCGTGCTGATCCCGGGCAACCTTCTTGCCGATCGCATTCCGACAGGTAACTGGATCCCGGGCTTCGAGGGTGGCCTGCCGCCCGAGCTAATCGCGATCAACCCGTTCCTGTACCAGAAGTATCTGGAAGGGCTGGGTAATCCGCAGACGCAGACGGTCCCGGGCTTCAACACCGGCTGCTGCACGCCGCCGTTCGCGGGCCGTTTCGACCTCGCGCTCGATCCGGGTCGCCAGAACATTCAGGAGAAGACCTGGGCGGCGTATATCCGCGGCGACCTGAAGGGTGAACTGGGTGGGATGGCGTTCCGCCTGAATGCCGGCGTCCGCTATGAGAAGACCGACATCGCCTCGACGGGCCTTGGCCGCCTGCCGACGTCGATCGTCACCAGCACGACCGACCCGACGCTGCTCACCGTGATCTTCACGCCCGAGCAGTCGGTGACGACCGAGAGCAGCTACGACTATTTCCTGCCGAGCCTCGATGCGAAGCTGGAGATCACCGACACGCTGCACATCCGCGGCGACGTGTCGCGGACGCTGACGCGGCCGGCGCTCAACACGCTGACCCCGGTGCTGAACGTCGGTGTCGGTCAGCGCCGCGGCGCGCTGACGGCAACGGGCGGCAACCCGGCGCTCCAGCCGTACCTGTCGTGGAACTACGATGCGGCGATCGAGTGGTATTACGCTCGCAACTCGTATTTCGCGGTCAACGGCTTTATCAAGGACGTGTCGAACTTCGTTGTCGCCGGCGCGCAGCCGCAGACGATCAACGGCGTCATCGATCCGACTACGGGTCAGCCGGCGGTGTTCGTCGTGTCGCAGCGCGTCAACGGGCCGAGCGCCACGGTGAAGGGCGTCGAAATCGCCTGGCAGCAGGTGTTCGGCGACTCGGGCTTCGGCTTCAACGCCAACGCGACGATCGTCGATACCAACAAGCCCTATGACGAGACGGACCTGTCGACTTCAGGTTTCGCTGTCACAGGCCTTGCCAACTCGGCGAACTTTGTCGGCTTCTACGACAAGAACGGGTTCCAGATCCGTGCCGCGGTCAACTGGCGCGATAAGTATCTTTCGCAGTTCGGTCAGGCGCAGAACAACTCGAACTTCGGTGCCGAGCCGACCTTCGTCAACGAAGCGATCCAGGTCGACCTGTCGTCGAGCTGGGACATCACGAAGAACTACAGCGTGTTCGTCGAGGCACTCAACGTGTTCGACGAGGTTCAGAGCACTCATGGGCGCTTCTCGAACCAGCTGCTCGACGTGTTCGCCTATGGCCGGCGGTTCACCGGCGGCGTTCGCTTCCGCTTCTGA
- a CDS encoding tryptophan halogenase family protein has product MAGPVRDIVIVGGGTAGWLTAGVIAARHKARIDAGSFTVTLVESPNVPIIGVGEGTWPTLRSTLSKMGVSETDFFRECDAAFKQGARFQRWTTGAPDDAYYHPLMLPKSFGQLNLVPHWLAANDDESFCDAVCPQGRICDDGLAPKTIATPEYDAVANYAYHLDAGKFADFLMRHCTGKLGVRHVLADVREVVQGEDGDVTHLVTEQAGEIAGDLFVDCTGFRAILIGGAMGVPFKPLGDVLFCDTAMAVQVPHERPDSPIAPHTLSTAQSAGWIWDIGLPTRRGLGYVYSSAHVDDETAERELRAYAGAAADGLSVRKIPIRAGHRETFWKRNVVAVGLAAGFLEPLEASAIVLIELSAKLIAEQMPARREVMDTIARRFNETTAYRWGRIVDFLKLHYVLTKRTDTDFWRDNVRAESIPDRLAELIELWRWQSPWFHDEFDRAEEVFPAASYQYVLYGMGFRTEVERAALGGDARLAERAMRENQAQTEKLRAGLPRHRELIERIKAQGMRAI; this is encoded by the coding sequence ATGGCTGGGCCGGTCCGAGACATCGTCATCGTCGGCGGCGGCACCGCCGGCTGGCTGACCGCGGGCGTGATCGCCGCGCGGCACAAGGCCCGCATCGATGCGGGCAGCTTCACCGTCACGCTCGTCGAATCACCCAACGTGCCGATCATCGGCGTGGGAGAGGGGACGTGGCCGACGCTTCGCTCGACACTGTCGAAGATGGGCGTCAGCGAGACCGATTTCTTTCGCGAATGCGACGCGGCGTTCAAGCAGGGCGCGCGCTTCCAGCGCTGGACGACCGGCGCGCCCGACGACGCCTATTACCACCCGCTGATGCTGCCCAAGAGCTTCGGGCAGCTCAATCTGGTGCCGCACTGGCTCGCGGCGAACGACGACGAGAGTTTTTGTGACGCGGTCTGTCCGCAGGGGCGCATCTGCGACGACGGGCTCGCGCCCAAGACGATCGCGACGCCCGAATATGACGCGGTCGCCAACTATGCCTATCACCTCGATGCGGGGAAGTTCGCCGACTTCCTGATGCGGCATTGCACGGGCAAGCTGGGCGTGCGCCACGTCCTGGCCGATGTGCGCGAGGTCGTGCAGGGCGAGGATGGCGACGTCACCCACCTCGTCACCGAGCAGGCTGGCGAGATCGCGGGCGACTTGTTCGTCGATTGCACGGGGTTTCGGGCGATTCTGATCGGCGGCGCGATGGGCGTGCCGTTCAAGCCGCTGGGCGACGTGCTGTTCTGCGATACCGCGATGGCGGTGCAGGTACCGCACGAGCGGCCGGACAGCCCGATCGCTCCTCATACGCTGTCGACGGCGCAGTCGGCGGGATGGATTTGGGACATCGGCCTGCCGACGCGGCGGGGCCTGGGCTATGTCTATTCGAGCGCGCATGTCGATGACGAGACGGCCGAGCGCGAGCTGCGCGCCTATGCGGGCGCGGCGGCGGACGGGCTGTCGGTGCGCAAGATCCCGATCCGGGCGGGGCACCGCGAGACCTTCTGGAAGCGCAATGTCGTCGCCGTGGGGCTGGCGGCGGGATTCCTGGAGCCGCTGGAGGCGTCGGCGATCGTGCTGATCGAGCTGTCGGCCAAGCTGATCGCCGAGCAGATGCCCGCGCGGCGCGAGGTGATGGACACGATCGCGCGCCGCTTCAACGAGACGACGGCGTATCGCTGGGGGCGGATCGTCGACTTCCTCAAGCTCCACTACGTGCTGACCAAGCGGACCGACACCGACTTCTGGCGCGACAATGTGCGGGCCGAGAGCATCCCCGACCGCCTAGCCGAGCTGATCGAGCTCTGGCGCTGGCAGTCGCCCTGGTTCCATGACGAGTTCGATCGCGCTGAGGAGGTGTTCCCGGCGGCGAGCTATCAGTATGTGCTCTACGGCATGGGCTTTCGCACCGAGGTCGAGCGCGCGGCGCTCGGCGGGGATGCGCGGCTGGCAGAGCGCGCGATGCGGGAGAACCAGGCGCAGACCGAGAAGCTGCGCGCAGGGCTGCCGCGGCACCGCGAACTGATCGAGCGGATCAAAGCGCAGGGAATGCGGGCGATTTGA
- a CDS encoding glycoside hydrolase family 95 protein, with translation MTSGITRRGALAAASGGAAALALPAAAQRRSRPNRHELWYTQPAAKWTEALPVGNGRLGAMIFGGTAKEQLQLNEDTVWAGAPYDPVNPRAKGALDRVRALVFAGKFAEAEKLASADVMAVPIKQAPYQTAGSLLIDMPGADADVTGYRRSLDIGTAVAETRWTAGGVTYRRRVLASPVDQVIAVRIEADQPGAINARLGYSCPLKQWRAAAEGDDTLVLSGSGDPQKERPAPAAIRFEARLRVLPDGGRVSAAGDALMVAGADAVTLLIAIATNFRRFDDTSGDPAATTRDQIARASAKSFATIAAASTTEHRRLFDRVRLDLGDGPDLPTDQRVQAMRTGDDPALAALYFDYARYLLIGSSRPGTQPANLQGIWNDRPTPPWESKYTININTEMNYWPAEAAALPECTEPLIRMVEELAVTGARTAREMYGARGWLCHHNTDLWRATAPIDGPQWGLWPTGGAWLALHLWDRWDYGRDRAFLERVFPVLHGAALFFVDTLQRDPKTGHLVTNPSISPENQHPFGGALCAGPAMDNQILRDLFDRVSEAARILGREDEGTRAMAAARARLAPDRVGKAGQLQEWAEDWDMEAPERNHRHVSHLYALYPSHQIAPDTTPALAAAAKRTLELRGDEATGWATAWRINLWARLRDGDHAHRILRFLLGPERTYPNLFDAHPPFQIDGNFGGAAGMLEMLVQDRGDTLLLLPALPSAWPQGSVSGVRLKGRGTLDLSWRGGKLVSSRLRGELGDTRRVVLGDREKQVRLAPGRAVRLTARDFA, from the coding sequence ATGACCAGCGGAATCACGCGGCGCGGCGCACTGGCGGCGGCATCGGGCGGCGCGGCGGCCCTGGCCCTCCCCGCCGCCGCACAGCGCCGCAGCCGGCCGAACCGGCACGAGCTCTGGTACACGCAGCCCGCGGCGAAATGGACGGAGGCGCTGCCGGTCGGCAATGGCCGGCTCGGCGCGATGATCTTCGGCGGCACCGCCAAGGAACAGCTCCAGCTCAATGAAGACACGGTCTGGGCGGGCGCGCCCTATGATCCCGTCAACCCGCGCGCAAAGGGGGCGCTCGACCGCGTCCGCGCGCTCGTCTTCGCCGGCAAGTTCGCCGAGGCCGAGAAGCTCGCCAGCGCCGACGTGATGGCGGTGCCGATCAAGCAGGCACCCTATCAGACCGCCGGCAGCCTCCTCATCGACATGCCCGGCGCGGATGCGGACGTGACGGGCTATCGCCGCAGCCTCGACATCGGCACCGCGGTCGCCGAAACGCGCTGGACCGCGGGCGGCGTCACCTATCGCCGCCGCGTCCTCGCCTCCCCTGTCGATCAGGTCATTGCGGTGCGGATCGAGGCCGACCAGCCCGGCGCGATCAACGCGCGGCTGGGCTATAGCTGTCCGTTGAAGCAGTGGCGCGCCGCAGCCGAGGGCGACGACACGCTGGTCCTGTCGGGGAGCGGCGATCCGCAGAAGGAACGTCCCGCCCCCGCCGCGATCCGGTTCGAGGCGCGCCTGCGCGTGCTGCCGGACGGCGGCCGCGTCTCCGCTGCCGGCGACGCGCTGATGGTTGCCGGCGCCGATGCCGTGACGCTGCTGATCGCGATCGCCACCAATTTCCGCCGCTTCGACGACACGTCCGGCGACCCCGCGGCGACCACCCGCGACCAGATCGCACGCGCCTCGGCCAAGTCCTTTGCCACCATCGCCGCGGCCTCGACCACCGAGCATCGCCGCCTGTTCGATCGCGTCCGCCTCGACCTCGGCGACGGTCCCGACCTGCCCACCGACCAGCGCGTGCAGGCGATGCGGACGGGCGACGACCCAGCGCTCGCCGCGCTCTATTTCGATTATGCCCGGTATCTGCTGATCGGCTCGTCGCGTCCGGGAACGCAGCCCGCCAATCTCCAGGGCATCTGGAACGACCGCCCCACCCCGCCCTGGGAAAGCAAGTACACGATCAACATCAATACCGAGATGAACTACTGGCCCGCCGAAGCGGCGGCGCTGCCCGAATGTACCGAGCCGCTGATCCGCATGGTCGAGGAACTGGCGGTCACCGGTGCCCGCACCGCGCGTGAGATGTACGGCGCGCGCGGCTGGCTTTGCCACCACAACACCGACCTGTGGCGCGCGACCGCGCCGATCGACGGGCCGCAATGGGGCTTGTGGCCGACCGGCGGCGCATGGCTGGCGCTGCACCTGTGGGATCGCTGGGACTATGGCCGCGACCGCGCCTTTCTTGAGCGGGTCTTTCCGGTGCTGCACGGCGCGGCGTTGTTCTTCGTCGACACGCTCCAGCGCGATCCGAAGACCGGCCACCTCGTCACCAATCCCAGCATCAGCCCGGAGAACCAGCATCCGTTCGGCGGCGCGCTGTGCGCGGGTCCGGCAATGGACAACCAGATCCTCCGCGACCTGTTCGACCGCGTCAGCGAGGCCGCACGCATCCTCGGCCGCGAGGATGAGGGCACGCGCGCGATGGCGGCGGCCCGCGCGCGCCTCGCCCCCGACCGCGTCGGCAAGGCCGGCCAGCTTCAGGAATGGGCCGAGGATTGGGACATGGAAGCGCCCGAGCGCAACCACCGCCACGTCTCGCACCTCTACGCCCTCTACCCCAGCCACCAGATCGCGCCCGACACCACGCCCGCACTCGCCGCCGCGGCCAAGCGCACACTCGAGCTTCGCGGTGACGAGGCCACGGGCTGGGCGACGGCGTGGCGGATCAACCTTTGGGCCCGGCTCCGCGACGGCGACCACGCACACCGCATCCTCCGCTTCCTGCTCGGGCCGGAGCGCACCTATCCCAACCTGTTCGACGCGCATCCGCCCTTCCAGATCGACGGCAATTTCGGCGGTGCGGCGGGGATGCTGGAGATGCTCGTCCAGGATCGCGGCGACACGCTGCTGCTGCTCCCGGCGCTGCCGAGCGCTTGGCCGCAGGGTTCGGTGAGCGGCGTGCGACTAAAGGGGCGCGGCACGCTCGACCTATCCTGGCGCGGCGGCAAGCTCGTAAGCTCGCGACTGCGCGGCGAGCTCGGGGACACGCGGCGCGTGGTGCTCGGCGACCGGGAAAAACAGGTGCGGCTGGCGCCCGGCCGGGCGGTGCGGCTGACGGCGCGGGATTTCGCCTAG
- a CDS encoding sialate O-acetylesterase, whose product MAAALLVGAGAARAEPVILTPMSDHAVIQQGTPIVVTGRADPGEAVAVKLGSASRRVTAGRDGSWRAVLPAMRAGGGALRLTATGKGGVVATVDDLLIGDVWLCSGQSNMEFETRQTLNGGGIVAGSADPEIRLLSMEHKVAFSPETPLAPRPAWTAAGPDSVAGFSAACYLMVKQLKAERKVPMGAIDSSWGGTQIRPWIPSEDAAALPGMGEDVGLLALYQRDPVAATGRFAERWGTWWRGLSGDAPGQEPWNAPDRRRWKPVPGMTFWEQWGVSEMASLNGTVFFRKTVMLPRVGGDAVLELGGIDELDTVWVNGVAVGSSFGWGSPRRYPVPARALKAGANEIVVAVTDTYGPGGMNGPAAAMQLTPAGGAPVPIGEGWRYSIADEPGATAVPRVPWESHAGLATLYNGMIAPLGPIALKGVAWYQGESDVGKPGYDRRMAALMAGWRRQFRSPDLPFLIVGLADYGAPPIAPTDSGWGVVRNEQRLAAKNDRAAAIVTAVDIGERTDIHPANKNTLAERLARAANVLAYGAKQSASGPLIESASLEGSDVVLRFTGVTGALHAWSAAGPIGFELCGGGSCRFAEGRVMGDRVVLRGDGRPVERVRYAFADAPVVNTFDEAPLPVVPFEIAVGR is encoded by the coding sequence ATGGCCGCGGCGTTGCTGGTGGGGGCCGGCGCGGCGCGAGCCGAACCGGTGATCCTGACGCCGATGAGCGACCATGCGGTGATCCAGCAGGGCACGCCGATCGTCGTCACCGGGCGGGCCGATCCCGGCGAGGCCGTGGCGGTGAAGCTCGGTTCGGCAAGCCGGCGGGTAACCGCGGGGCGCGACGGCAGCTGGCGCGCGGTGCTGCCGGCGATGCGGGCCGGGGGCGGCGCGCTGCGGCTGACCGCGACGGGCAAGGGCGGCGTCGTCGCGACGGTCGACGACCTCCTGATCGGCGACGTCTGGCTCTGCTCGGGTCAGTCGAACATGGAGTTCGAGACGCGCCAGACCCTGAATGGCGGCGGCATCGTCGCGGGATCGGCCGATCCGGAGATCCGCCTGCTCTCGATGGAGCACAAGGTGGCGTTCTCGCCCGAGACGCCGCTCGCGCCGCGTCCCGCGTGGACGGCGGCTGGGCCGGACAGCGTCGCCGGTTTTTCGGCGGCCTGCTACCTGATGGTCAAGCAGCTCAAGGCCGAGCGCAAGGTGCCGATGGGCGCGATCGATTCGAGCTGGGGCGGCACGCAGATCCGGCCCTGGATCCCAAGCGAGGACGCCGCCGCGCTGCCCGGCATGGGCGAGGATGTGGGCCTGCTCGCGCTTTATCAGCGCGATCCGGTGGCGGCGACCGGCCGCTTCGCTGAGCGCTGGGGAACGTGGTGGCGTGGCCTGAGCGGCGATGCGCCGGGGCAGGAGCCGTGGAACGCACCCGACCGCCGCCGGTGGAAGCCGGTGCCGGGCATGACCTTCTGGGAGCAATGGGGCGTGTCGGAGATGGCCAGCCTCAACGGCACCGTCTTCTTCCGCAAGACCGTCATGCTGCCGCGGGTCGGCGGCGATGCGGTGCTGGAGCTGGGCGGGATCGACGAGCTCGACACCGTGTGGGTCAACGGCGTCGCGGTGGGATCGAGCTTCGGCTGGGGCAGTCCGCGCCGCTATCCCGTGCCCGCGCGCGCGCTGAAGGCCGGGGCGAACGAGATCGTCGTCGCGGTGACCGACACCTATGGGCCCGGCGGCATGAACGGCCCGGCGGCGGCGATGCAGCTGACGCCCGCGGGCGGCGCGCCGGTGCCGATCGGCGAGGGCTGGCGCTACAGCATCGCCGACGAGCCGGGTGCGACGGCGGTCCCGCGCGTGCCGTGGGAGAGCCATGCTGGGCTGGCGACGCTCTACAACGGGATGATCGCGCCGCTCGGCCCGATCGCGCTGAAGGGTGTCGCCTGGTACCAGGGCGAAAGCGACGTCGGAAAGCCCGGATACGACCGGCGCATGGCGGCGCTGATGGCGGGGTGGCGGCGCCAGTTCAGGTCGCCGGACCTGCCGTTCCTGATCGTGGGCCTGGCCGACTATGGCGCGCCGCCGATCGCGCCGACCGACAGCGGCTGGGGCGTGGTGCGCAACGAGCAGCGGCTGGCGGCGAAGAACGACCGCGCGGCGGCGATCGTCACCGCGGTCGATATCGGCGAGCGGACCGACATCCATCCGGCCAACAAGAACACGCTGGCCGAGCGGCTCGCCCGCGCGGCCAACGTCCTCGCTTATGGCGCCAAGCAGTCGGCGTCCGGTCCATTGATCGAGAGCGCAAGTCTGGAGGGGAGCGACGTGGTGCTGCGCTTCACCGGCGTGACGGGCGCGCTGCATGCGTGGAGCGCGGCGGGGCCGATCGGGTTCGAGCTGTGCGGCGGCGGGTCGTGCCGGTTCGCCGAGGGGCGGGTCATGGGCGACCGCGTAGTGCTGCGCGGCGACGGGCGACCGGTGGAGCGCGTCCGCTATGCCTTTGCCGACGCGCCGGTGGTCAATACCTTTGACGAGGCGCCGCTGCCGGTGGTTCCTTTCGAGATCGCGGTGGGCCGCTGA
- a CDS encoding L-serine ammonia-lyase encodes MVASVFELFKIGVGPSSSHTMGPMTAACDFVEGLGDAPVARLHVDLYGSLALTGKGHATDRAVVLGLSGCRPATVDSDAIDGIVARVEGERCVTLPGGARADFDPAIDIEWRMFERMDFHSNAMRLAAFDEGGAMVAERVVYSVGGGAVVEADAVRGNAGPAMMDDPPFPYRSGVDLLAASRQCGSVAEVQRANELAAIGEAELSERLAAIAQAMRDCIDRGMRTHGILPGGLRVKRRAAAGFERLMARREMMLADPLSVIDWVNLWALAVNEENAAGGRVVTAPTNGAAGIVPAVLRYYERMVPGASARGTEDFLLTASAIGSLFKENASISGAEVGCQGEVGVACSMAAAGLCAVLGGTPEQVENAAEIGMEHNLGLTCDPVGGLVQVPCIERNAVGAIKAIEAARLALLGDGTHRVSLDEVIETMRKTGLDMGEKYKETAQGGLAANVVEC; translated from the coding sequence TTGGTCGCAAGCGTATTCGAGCTGTTCAAGATCGGCGTCGGGCCGTCGTCGTCGCACACGATGGGGCCGATGACCGCCGCGTGCGACTTCGTCGAGGGGCTGGGCGATGCGCCGGTCGCGCGGCTGCACGTCGACCTCTATGGCTCCCTAGCGCTGACGGGGAAGGGGCACGCGACCGACCGTGCGGTGGTCCTGGGGCTGTCGGGTTGCCGGCCCGCAACCGTCGATTCCGATGCGATCGACGGCATCGTCGCGCGGGTCGAGGGCGAGCGCTGCGTGACGCTGCCCGGCGGGGCGCGCGCGGACTTCGACCCGGCGATCGACATCGAATGGCGCATGTTCGAGCGGATGGACTTTCATTCCAACGCGATGCGGCTGGCGGCGTTCGATGAGGGCGGCGCTATGGTCGCCGAGCGCGTCGTCTATTCGGTGGGCGGCGGCGCGGTGGTCGAGGCGGATGCGGTGCGCGGCAATGCCGGGCCGGCGATGATGGACGACCCGCCCTTTCCGTATCGGTCGGGCGTCGACCTGCTCGCGGCTTCGCGGCAATGCGGATCGGTGGCCGAGGTTCAGCGCGCCAACGAGCTTGCCGCGATCGGCGAGGCCGAACTTTCCGAGCGGCTGGCGGCGATCGCGCAGGCGATGCGCGACTGCATCGACCGCGGGATGCGCACCCACGGCATCCTGCCCGGCGGGCTCCGGGTCAAGCGGCGTGCCGCGGCAGGGTTCGAGCGGCTGATGGCGCGGCGCGAGATGATGCTCGCCGACCCGCTGTCGGTCATCGACTGGGTCAACCTCTGGGCGCTAGCGGTCAACGAGGAGAATGCCGCGGGCGGCCGCGTCGTCACCGCGCCCACCAATGGCGCGGCCGGGATCGTGCCCGCGGTGCTGCGCTATTACGAGCGGATGGTGCCGGGGGCGTCTGCACGCGGGACCGAGGACTTCCTGCTCACGGCCTCCGCGATCGGCAGCCTCTTCAAGGAGAATGCCTCGATCTCCGGCGCCGAGGTCGGGTGCCAGGGCGAGGTCGGGGTTGCGTGTTCGATGGCGGCGGCGGGGCTGTGCGCGGTGCTGGGCGGCACACCCGAGCAGGTCGAGAATGCCGCCGAGATCGGGATGGAGCATAATCTCGGCCTCACCTGCGATCCCGTCGGCGGGCTGGTGCAGGTGCCGTGCATCGAGCGCAATGCGGTCGGCGCGATCAAGGCTATCGAGGCGGCGCGGCTCGCCTTGCTCGGCGACGGCACGCACCGCGTCAGCCTGGACGAGGTGATCGAGACGATGCGCAAGACCGGCCTCGACATGGGCGAGAAGTACAAGGAGACCGCGCAGGGCGGCCTCGCCGCCAATGTGGTGGAGTGTTGA